A part of Leptospira congkakensis genomic DNA contains:
- a CDS encoding peptidylprolyl isomerase, with protein MKSIVPNKVPFFAFLFLALSQTIFCSDQTFKKITYEPVSYSPSKVIVKRQDVTTVKLPEKPAIYAVFSTTAGDLVLELYDAAAPKTVQNFIDLAQGEKEFKTDKGSERRPFYDGLKFHRVIENFMAQGGCPRGDGTGGPGYQTEDEINGKALGLDKLKIKDAPQYQSQLQRAVLTEFKIQSRAEFEEKRTEVEKAYQEAMELPVLEVLHRVGYRYNEALPSKKALRGSLAMANAGPNTNGSQFFINQVDTPHLDGLHTVFGFLITGYDVLDRIIEKGNLQTTIRKVVIIDKRQ; from the coding sequence ATGAAATCCATTGTACCAAACAAAGTCCCATTTTTTGCCTTTCTCTTTTTGGCTCTTTCCCAAACCATTTTCTGCAGTGATCAAACCTTCAAAAAAATCACTTATGAACCTGTATCCTATTCTCCTTCCAAAGTCATTGTCAAACGCCAAGATGTGACTACGGTAAAGTTGCCGGAGAAACCTGCCATTTACGCTGTGTTCTCCACCACTGCTGGTGATTTGGTTTTAGAACTTTATGATGCAGCTGCGCCTAAAACCGTTCAGAACTTTATCGATTTGGCCCAAGGTGAAAAAGAATTCAAAACCGACAAAGGTTCCGAAAGACGTCCTTTTTACGATGGGTTAAAATTCCATAGAGTGATTGAAAACTTTATGGCACAAGGTGGATGCCCTAGAGGTGACGGAACTGGTGGTCCTGGATACCAAACAGAAGATGAAATCAATGGAAAAGCACTGGGTCTCGACAAACTCAAAATCAAAGATGCACCTCAATACCAATCCCAACTACAACGTGCCGTACTCACCGAATTCAAAATCCAATCGAGAGCTGAGTTTGAAGAAAAACGAACTGAAGTAGAAAAAGCTTACCAAGAAGCTATGGAATTACCCGTTTTGGAAGTATTACACCGAGTGGGTTACCGTTACAATGAAGCCCTTCCCAGCAAAAAAGCCCTTCGTGGATCCTTGGCTATGGCGAATGCAGGACCCAATACGAACGGGTCACAGTTTTTTATCAACCAAGTGGACACTCCGCATTTGGATGGCCTTCATACAGTTTTTGGATTTTTAATTACTGGATATGATGTGCTTGACCGAATCATTGAAAAAGGAAATCTACAGACGACAATCCGTAAGGTTGTCATCATCGACAAACGCCAATGA
- the argH gene encoding argininosuccinate lyase produces the protein MKEKKLWGGRFDAPPSSLMIRIGESISFDKELYAHDIEGSISHSRMLKRIGILSESEQRKIETGLGQIKKEIDSGKFEFKIENEDIHMSVESRLTELLGDLGKKLHTGRSRNDQVSQDVRLYIKSEVESILVLLADLLLAWIGKAEAHTKTIIPGYTHLQIAQPIRASHYFLSHFWANVRDFEDFLGAYERADELVLGSGALAGVNYATDREFLRKDLSLSRISENSMDAVSQRDHIFKFLFAASQFMIHVSRFCEEIILYTSQEFSYFKLPDHLTTGSSIMPQKKNPDVAELIRGKSGRVVGSLTHLLVMVKGTPLSYNRDFQEDKLPLFDTVKQIKLSIEGIRDMVEGIQVFPENAIRSLRSGFSTATDLADWLVSAKGIPFRSAHEIVGELVKHCSSKGYDLFTIPSGERGQIHAVLTDPGYEAAISLETSCDKKDVMGGTSLPRQKEQIKRAKAKVNELTKKLKSIESKGKK, from the coding sequence ATGAAAGAAAAAAAGTTATGGGGTGGTCGTTTTGATGCACCGCCGTCCTCACTCATGATTCGTATTGGTGAATCCATCAGTTTTGACAAAGAACTTTATGCTCACGATATTGAAGGTTCTATTTCCCATTCCCGAATGTTAAAACGAATTGGAATTCTTTCCGAATCGGAACAACGAAAAATCGAAACAGGACTCGGACAGATAAAGAAGGAAATTGATTCCGGAAAGTTTGAATTCAAAATCGAAAACGAAGACATCCATATGTCGGTTGAGTCTCGCCTAACGGAGCTACTGGGAGATTTGGGAAAAAAACTCCATACGGGTCGAAGCCGAAATGATCAAGTTTCGCAAGATGTTCGTTTGTATATCAAATCGGAAGTGGAATCGATTTTGGTTTTACTTGCTGATTTACTTCTTGCTTGGATTGGAAAAGCAGAAGCGCATACAAAAACCATTATCCCTGGATACACTCATCTCCAGATTGCCCAACCGATTCGAGCCTCTCATTATTTTTTATCTCATTTTTGGGCGAACGTTCGAGACTTCGAAGATTTTTTAGGAGCCTATGAAAGAGCCGATGAATTGGTGTTGGGTTCTGGTGCCCTCGCGGGAGTCAACTATGCCACAGATCGTGAGTTCCTCCGAAAAGATTTGTCCCTTTCTCGGATTTCCGAAAATTCCATGGATGCGGTGAGTCAAAGAGATCATATCTTTAAATTTCTTTTTGCTGCATCACAGTTTATGATCCATGTCTCTCGGTTTTGTGAAGAGATCATTCTTTACACTTCCCAGGAATTCAGTTATTTCAAACTTCCTGACCATTTAACCACAGGATCCTCCATCATGCCGCAAAAGAAAAATCCTGATGTGGCCGAGCTCATTCGAGGAAAATCGGGGCGTGTGGTTGGAAGTCTTACTCATTTGCTTGTGATGGTAAAGGGAACACCTTTATCGTATAACAGAGATTTCCAAGAAGACAAACTCCCGTTATTTGACACAGTCAAACAAATCAAACTGAGTATTGAAGGGATCCGGGATATGGTAGAGGGAATCCAAGTGTTTCCTGAAAATGCAATCCGCAGCCTTCGCTCCGGATTTTCCACAGCCACTGATCTTGCCGATTGGCTTGTGAGTGCAAAAGGAATTCCATTTCGTTCTGCCCATGAAATTGTAGGAGAACTGGTAAAACATTGCTCTTCAAAGGGTTATGATTTGTTTACGATTCCAAGCGGAGAAAGGGGACAGATCCATGCGGTTTTGACAGATCCAGGTTATGAGGCAGCTATTTCCCTAGAAACTTCTTGTGACAAAAAAGATGTGATGGGAGGAACCTCGCTTCCTCGTCAAAAAGAACAAATCAAAAGGGCGAAAGCAAAGGTAAACGAATTGACCAAAAAGTTAAAATCGATAGAATCAAAGGGTAAAAAATAA
- a CDS encoding heme-binding domain-containing protein, whose amino-acid sequence MKRIFLIILGVFLILQFFPVSRNNPPVTSEIQTNQEVKEILKRSCYDCHSNETVWPAYSYIFPASLLISHHVEEGREELNFSEFGKLAERKQNKKIYEVWEQVDEGEMPPKDYLLLHPKSHLSEKDKEILKQWTDSFDKESE is encoded by the coding sequence GTGAAACGAATTTTTCTCATCATACTTGGAGTTTTTCTGATCCTCCAGTTTTTCCCCGTCTCTCGAAACAACCCCCCTGTCACTTCTGAAATCCAAACGAACCAGGAAGTCAAAGAAATCTTAAAACGAAGTTGTTACGACTGCCACTCGAATGAAACGGTTTGGCCTGCTTATTCTTATATTTTTCCGGCATCATTGCTTATCTCTCACCATGTGGAAGAAGGTCGTGAAGAATTGAACTTTTCCGAATTTGGAAAATTGGCAGAACGAAAACAAAATAAAAAAATATATGAAGTTTGGGAACAAGTGGATGAAGGAGAGATGCCTCCAAAAGACTATTTATTACTTCATCCTAAGTCTCATTTATCTGAAAAAGATAAAGAGATTTTGAAACAGTGGACAGATAGTTTTGATAAGGAATCCGAATGA
- a CDS encoding NfeD family protein: MDFIFANSPYVWIFLGITLLFSEFILPGTFVMFLGVGAIFTGILARLVPIEFYTQVVVWIVSSLVSILVGGSAVKRFFKSESSVDPFIQDDFLNQIVPVEIDILVQRHGGKIRFQGTLWDAISTDSKIPKGSFVRILSRENLTFTVEQVES; this comes from the coding sequence TTGGATTTTATTTTTGCTAATTCACCCTATGTATGGATTTTTCTTGGAATCACCTTGTTATTTTCTGAGTTTATACTTCCCGGAACTTTTGTGATGTTTTTAGGAGTTGGAGCCATATTTACCGGCATTTTGGCTCGTTTGGTTCCTATCGAATTTTATACCCAAGTGGTTGTTTGGATAGTTTCCAGTCTTGTGTCCATTCTTGTTGGTGGGTCTGCCGTAAAACGATTTTTTAAATCAGAATCTTCCGTGGATCCTTTCATCCAAGATGATTTTTTAAATCAAATTGTTCCTGTTGAAATTGATATTTTAGTACAAAGGCATGGTGGCAAAATTCGTTTCCAAGGCACACTTTGGGATGCCATCTCCACTGATTCTAAAATCCCGAAGGGAAGTTTTGTTAGGATTCTTTCTAGGGAAAATCTTACTTTCACCGTTGAACAAGTAGAATCATAA
- a CDS encoding SPFH domain-containing protein encodes MGATVIVVFLVIVYIIKKTIIIVPEQSVYVKERLGVLNGVLKSGFYFMIPFVDQIRYRQNLKEQTIDIDPQVCITKDNVSVEVDGVLYLKVIDGEKASYGIDNFMLATTQLAQTTLRSEIGKLIFDNLLSERDEINGRVVSNIDRATDPWGIKVTRYEIRNITPPKQILLEMENQMKSERERRAEITISQGEKESRVNHSVGERQESINISEGEKIRLVNEADGRAQEITLISNATAKGLQLISDAISKKGGKEAVSLQITQEYLDALGIILKTSKTTVVPEALANIGGVFEGLSKITTKIPQVGE; translated from the coding sequence ATGGGCGCAACCGTCATCGTTGTATTTTTGGTAATTGTCTATATTATAAAAAAGACAATCATCATTGTTCCAGAACAAAGTGTTTATGTTAAAGAAAGATTAGGTGTACTCAATGGGGTTTTAAAATCGGGATTTTATTTTATGATCCCTTTTGTAGACCAAATTCGTTACCGCCAAAACTTAAAAGAACAAACCATCGACATAGATCCACAAGTTTGTATTACTAAGGATAACGTATCCGTTGAAGTGGATGGTGTATTGTATTTAAAAGTCATCGATGGAGAAAAGGCATCTTACGGGATTGATAACTTTATGTTAGCAACCACACAACTTGCTCAAACCACTCTTCGTTCCGAAATTGGAAAATTGATTTTTGATAACCTTCTTTCTGAAAGAGATGAAATCAACGGCCGAGTGGTTTCCAATATCGATCGTGCTACCGATCCTTGGGGCATTAAAGTCACAAGATACGAAATTCGTAATATCACTCCTCCCAAACAAATCCTTCTCGAGATGGAAAACCAAATGAAATCCGAAAGGGAAAGACGAGCCGAAATCACTATCTCTCAAGGAGAAAAGGAATCTCGTGTCAACCACTCGGTAGGAGAAAGACAAGAATCCATTAACATTTCCGAAGGGGAAAAAATTCGTTTGGTAAACGAAGCCGATGGAAGGGCCCAAGAGATCACCCTGATTTCCAACGCCACAGCAAAAGGATTACAATTAATCTCCGATGCTATTAGTAAAAAAGGTGGGAAAGAAGCTGTCAGTTTACAAATCACACAAGAGTATTTGGATGCCCTTGGTATCATTTTAAAAACTTCAAAAACGACAGTGGTTCCCGAAGCTCTTGCAAACATTGGCGGAGTTTTTGAAGGCCTTTCCAAAATCACAACAAAAATCCCACAGGTAGGAGAATAG
- a CDS encoding SPFH domain-containing protein, protein MEFVYLAFWSIIAIYLIYNIFRCIRIIPAQDVLIVERLGKYSRSLRAGFHILIPFIDRDAYYHTLKEQSIDVQPQICITHDNVQVKVDGVIYLKIIDPVRASYGIEDFQFAAIQLAQTTMRSVIGTMELDKTIGEKDAINSTIVAAIDQASEPWGIKVNRYEILNIVPPKSVLDAMEKEKKAQIAKRSQVLLSEGERDSRINRSLGFKEEAVNKSEGEKQRRINSAEGKATEIEALAVATAKGIEAIAGAISEQGGASAIKLQITKAFIHNFLNVAKENTEILIPADVMNLPNLIANLTEGKKPKA, encoded by the coding sequence ATGGAATTCGTATACTTAGCCTTTTGGTCGATCATTGCTATTTATTTGATTTATAATATCTTTCGCTGCATTCGCATCATTCCAGCACAAGATGTATTAATTGTAGAACGTTTGGGTAAATACTCGAGAAGTTTAAGAGCGGGATTTCACATTCTGATTCCTTTTATTGATCGTGATGCGTATTACCATACTCTCAAAGAACAATCGATTGATGTCCAACCACAGATTTGTATCACGCATGACAACGTACAGGTAAAAGTGGATGGAGTGATTTATTTAAAAATCATCGATCCCGTTCGTGCTTCTTATGGAATTGAGGACTTTCAGTTTGCCGCCATTCAACTTGCACAAACTACAATGCGGTCCGTGATTGGAACTATGGAACTCGATAAAACCATTGGGGAAAAAGATGCCATCAATTCTACCATTGTAGCTGCCATTGACCAAGCTTCTGAACCTTGGGGAATCAAAGTCAATCGTTATGAAATTCTCAATATTGTTCCACCAAAATCAGTTCTTGATGCCATGGAAAAAGAGAAGAAAGCACAGATCGCTAAGAGGTCCCAAGTCCTTCTTTCGGAAGGGGAAAGAGATTCAAGAATCAACCGTTCCCTAGGTTTTAAAGAAGAAGCCGTGAACAAATCGGAAGGGGAAAAACAAAGAAGGATCAACTCTGCTGAAGGTAAAGCAACAGAAATTGAAGCCCTTGCGGTTGCGACAGCAAAAGGGATTGAAGCCATCGCTGGTGCTATCTCTGAACAAGGTGGTGCCTCTGCGATCAAACTACAAATCACAAAAGCGTTCATCCACAACTTCCTGAACGTTGCCAAAGAGAATACGGAAATCCTCATCCCAGCGGATGTGATGAATTTACCAAATCTGATTGCCAACCTAACCGAAGGAAAAAAACCAAAAGCATAA
- a CDS encoding RNHCP domain-containing protein gives MSRESELSNLQKFSKKKRFDDEDEDISSLKPKTKSHRFRSDVDEFRCVECKQMVFPPGFGTDQRNHCPNCLTSLHLDNSPGDRAATCGSKMEAISIWVRKGEWVILHRCKGCGVIHANRIGPDDNEALLVSLAAQAMAKPSFRLFAENPVENPPDDKC, from the coding sequence ATGTCACGTGAATCTGAACTATCTAATTTACAAAAGTTCTCTAAGAAAAAACGTTTTGATGATGAAGACGAAGATATTTCTTCTCTAAAACCCAAAACAAAATCGCATCGTTTCCGTTCTGATGTAGATGAATTTCGTTGTGTAGAATGCAAACAAATGGTTTTTCCTCCAGGTTTCGGAACAGACCAAAGGAATCATTGTCCGAATTGTTTGACAAGTTTACATCTCGACAATTCACCGGGAGACCGTGCCGCTACTTGCGGAAGTAAAATGGAAGCAATTTCCATTTGGGTGAGAAAAGGAGAATGGGTGATTTTACATCGTTGCAAAGGTTGTGGTGTGATTCATGCCAATCGGATTGGGCCTGATGATAACGAAGCTTTGCTTGTATCCCTTGCTGCCCAAGCCATGGCAAAACCTAGCTTTCGATTGTTTGCAGAAAATCCGGTGGAAAATCCACCGGATGACAAATGTTAG
- a CDS encoding GNAT family N-acetyltransferase: MEFESPYSLERIVNPSEDLQSELWNLLHEYSVSKLGDPSFEKKEFFAILVKEGDKLVAASLCYLFFKGLNLQLLWVAEEKRGLDFGTKLLKEIENEAKSLGATLVFGYSFGFQAPKFYTKLGYEEVGKISNYPEGQNCYFLCKKLTIDSP, translated from the coding sequence ATGGAATTTGAATCTCCTTATTCACTAGAAAGGATTGTAAACCCTTCTGAAGATTTACAATCAGAGCTCTGGAATCTGTTGCACGAATACAGTGTATCAAAGTTAGGTGATCCTAGTTTTGAAAAAAAAGAGTTCTTTGCCATCCTTGTGAAAGAGGGTGATAAACTTGTTGCTGCTTCCCTCTGTTATTTATTTTTTAAGGGACTCAACCTCCAACTGCTTTGGGTGGCCGAAGAAAAACGGGGATTGGATTTCGGAACAAAATTACTCAAAGAAATTGAGAACGAGGCTAAAAGTCTTGGAGCAACTCTTGTTTTTGGTTATTCTTTTGGATTCCAGGCCCCTAAATTTTATACAAAACTAGGATATGAGGAAGTGGGAAAAATTTCGAACTATCCAGAAGGACAGAATTGTTACTTCCTCTGTAAAAAATTGACAATCGATTCTCCTTGA
- the fliN gene encoding flagellar motor switch protein FliN, with product MGEGSLSQEDIDALLGGFSGGGNSPAAGGSGGGGGLDDLDALVGGGGGDDNGPSFADIAAALGPGATPSPARSGAKSQGSPGSNTANLNLLLDVTLQLTIELGRTTMFIKDVLQLTEGTVVELDKNIGEELDILANGKLVGRGKLIILDDYYGVQITQIVDPMERLGGPAFL from the coding sequence ATGGGTGAAGGTTCACTATCACAAGAAGACATAGATGCACTACTCGGTGGATTTAGCGGAGGAGGAAATTCTCCTGCCGCTGGTGGTTCCGGAGGTGGGGGTGGTCTTGATGATTTGGATGCTCTCGTCGGTGGTGGCGGTGGGGATGACAATGGTCCTTCTTTTGCTGATATTGCTGCGGCCCTAGGCCCAGGTGCCACTCCCAGTCCTGCAAGGTCTGGTGCCAAATCGCAAGGCAGTCCAGGAAGTAATACTGCCAATCTCAATTTACTTTTAGATGTTACCCTCCAACTCACAATCGAACTGGGGCGAACCACTATGTTCATCAAAGATGTCCTCCAACTTACGGAAGGAACTGTGGTTGAGTTAGATAAAAATATTGGGGAAGAACTGGATATCCTTGCAAACGGCAAACTTGTCGGTCGAGGAAAACTCATCATTCTGGATGATTACTATGGGGTACAAATCACTCAAATCGTAGATCCTATGGAAAGACTCGGTGGCCCAGCCTTTTTATAG
- a CDS encoding AAA family ATPase, with product MKKKGKFRILFLMSNSVTHPDYFKAKDLFASELKNANYQFVQEKEETIFRFRTENAGKDRILDCLGIVRNYIENFRIYNFEEGYISIQSLNENLFEPQKNLSGKFRIRFSFKSDLKVECSKHGDFSTKEIQTTLSLFQFLKSEGQTAKDPRILLHQLGAEVYDPHLEKAKGNDLGFDSVFGYEGVKAQILESLVFPILKPEPFYEITKLTRKKPSPNLPRAVLFEGEPGVGKTSMAKIVAHLCGVPMVYVPIESILSKYYGESSQNLAMVFDAAALFPKCMLFLDEIDSLATSREDGLFEATRNLLSVLLRKLDGFAERSGTITIGATNRKTDLDSALLSRFDRKIYFPLPNKEERAKILDGYAKQLDPNERLKLADALEGASGRNLKDYCDYVERRWITQNWEKEDFLSAPDISFYLESLPDFGWKR from the coding sequence TTGAAAAAAAAGGGAAAGTTCCGTATTTTGTTCCTTATGTCCAATTCTGTGACCCATCCGGATTATTTTAAAGCAAAGGATTTATTTGCTTCCGAGCTCAAAAACGCCAATTATCAATTTGTTCAGGAAAAGGAAGAGACGATATTTCGATTTCGCACAGAAAACGCTGGCAAAGATCGGATCCTGGACTGTTTGGGAATTGTTCGGAATTATATCGAAAACTTTCGGATCTATAATTTTGAAGAAGGGTACATCAGCATCCAAAGTTTAAACGAAAATCTATTTGAACCACAAAAAAATCTCTCTGGTAAATTTCGGATTCGTTTTTCATTCAAATCGGATTTAAAAGTGGAATGTTCCAAACACGGAGATTTTTCCACTAAGGAAATCCAAACCACGTTAAGCCTCTTCCAATTTTTAAAGTCGGAAGGGCAAACAGCAAAGGACCCAAGGATCCTCCTCCACCAACTCGGAGCCGAAGTTTATGATCCGCATTTGGAAAAAGCAAAAGGGAATGATTTAGGTTTTGATTCTGTTTTTGGTTACGAGGGAGTGAAAGCTCAGATCTTAGAAAGTTTGGTTTTTCCCATTTTAAAACCAGAACCCTTTTACGAGATCACGAAACTCACACGAAAAAAACCAAGTCCGAACCTCCCCCGCGCTGTCCTCTTTGAAGGGGAACCTGGAGTGGGAAAAACCAGTATGGCAAAAATTGTTGCCCATCTTTGTGGGGTTCCCATGGTTTATGTGCCCATCGAATCCATCTTAAGTAAGTATTACGGCGAATCCTCTCAAAACTTAGCCATGGTTTTTGATGCCGCAGCCCTATTTCCTAAGTGTATGCTTTTTTTGGATGAAATCGATTCCCTTGCCACATCCCGAGAAGATGGGCTTTTTGAAGCCACTAGAAACCTACTCAGTGTTCTTTTACGGAAACTGGATGGATTTGCCGAACGCAGCGGAACCATTACCATTGGCGCCACCAACCGAAAAACTGATTTAGATTCGGCTCTTTTGTCTCGGTTTGATCGAAAGATCTACTTTCCTCTCCCAAATAAGGAGGAACGAGCCAAAATTTTAGATGGTTATGCCAAACAATTAGATCCAAACGAACGCCTAAAGCTGGCGGATGCTTTGGAAGGTGCTTCCGGTCGAAATCTTAAGGATTATTGTGACTATGTGGAACGCCGTTGGATCACCCAAAACTGGGAAAAAGAGGACTTTTTGTCCGCTCCCGACATTTCGTTTTATTTGGAATCTTTACCAGATTTTGGATGGAAACGCTAA
- the fcpB gene encoding flagellar-coiling protein FcpB, with amino-acid sequence MKIKLILPILLLNIGVFAQTGSSETGSTSAGIDPTQSGKSITETEKELDDNISEVNKRLRLHTVLFKMKVRTLPHRTVLYKGKPSADGERCEAADKQEAQDNTCLHLEVFDFVGSEDGRSSRNLGAKFKKMELFFEGVNNADPDPRKEQPRNLTKIRTYIYQNNFLLEDKIISVIVDVAPNGAAAHDDKLELFYQHDDYPVWGTPETPSEKGVGKYILSNVENTKTNPIRNNFKKQFYFKNLDYFDKLFTKLFDYNDRDSNKHYKKNVEALKSSLKY; translated from the coding sequence ATGAAAATAAAATTAATACTCCCCATCCTTTTGCTCAATATTGGGGTTTTCGCTCAAACTGGTAGCTCGGAAACAGGTTCCACTTCTGCTGGAATTGATCCTACTCAATCCGGTAAATCCATTACTGAGACGGAAAAAGAATTAGATGATAATATTTCTGAAGTAAACAAACGACTTCGTTTACACACAGTTCTATTTAAAATGAAAGTGAGAACTCTTCCTCACCGCACTGTCCTTTACAAAGGGAAACCAAGTGCTGATGGAGAAAGATGTGAAGCTGCTGACAAACAAGAAGCACAAGATAACACTTGTTTGCATCTTGAAGTTTTTGATTTCGTTGGAAGTGAAGACGGAAGATCTAGCCGAAACCTTGGTGCAAAATTCAAAAAAATGGAACTTTTTTTTGAAGGAGTAAACAACGCAGATCCAGATCCAAGAAAAGAACAACCACGTAACCTAACTAAAATTAGAACTTACATTTACCAAAACAACTTCCTATTAGAAGACAAAATCATTTCTGTGATTGTTGACGTTGCGCCAAACGGAGCTGCTGCTCATGATGATAAACTTGAATTGTTCTATCAACATGATGATTATCCTGTTTGGGGAACTCCAGAAACTCCTTCTGAAAAAGGTGTTGGTAAATACATTCTTTCGAACGTAGAGAATACAAAAACAAACCCGATTAGAAACAATTTCAAAAAACAATTTTACTTCAAAAACTTGGACTACTTTGACAAACTGTTTACAAAACTTTTCGATTATAACGATCGAGATTCTAATAAACATTATAAGAAAAACGTAGAAGCATTGAAGAGTTCTTTAAAATACTAA
- a CDS encoding zinc-ribbon domain-containing protein, producing the protein MNLVKQCPNCSTMLRFPATQGTILVQCPVCSHRFTFVPDQENSEDFHRSEQVPSFQFQPSFQSYKELFLDLLYAPIDYLKSKQGPKRREIRLIPILLFTILMLYFWKWSSFPNTPKPDASVEEKLPNPMIEEPNQELVPPDSTEDLQPETKPGYEI; encoded by the coding sequence TTGAATCTCGTTAAACAATGTCCGAATTGTTCCACGATGTTACGGTTCCCTGCCACACAGGGAACCATTTTGGTTCAATGTCCCGTTTGTTCTCATCGTTTTACCTTTGTACCAGATCAGGAAAATTCGGAAGATTTTCATAGATCGGAACAAGTTCCCTCTTTTCAATTCCAACCATCCTTTCAAAGTTACAAAGAATTATTCCTCGATTTGCTCTATGCTCCCATTGATTATCTAAAATCAAAACAAGGGCCCAAAAGAAGAGAAATCCGTTTAATACCGATCTTACTTTTTACAATCCTCATGTTGTATTTTTGGAAATGGTCCTCTTTTCCAAATACCCCAAAACCAGACGCGAGTGTTGAAGAAAAACTTCCAAACCCCATGATAGAAGAACCAAATCAAGAGTTGGTTCCACCCGACTCTACAGAAGATTTACAACCAGAAACAAAACCTGGGTATGAGATCTAA
- a CDS encoding RsmE family RNA methyltransferase yields MNWILVYETELKNKQIVHLTGERFLHIRTILKKTPEDNVQVVIPGSGNFLFKIQSISDSFVSLEKLETLQDEFQSLGIHTFFSLPRPQTGKKLLHLSGAYGVDSVYFYATESKNKEYWTSPVYTKETVSYLETGLSQTGNSRLPNLNLAKSLAWKPFLKSWKGEVLVLDREGDEFLNDCLESKESIQNFLFVFGPESGWKPDDIMFFKECGFKLISLGKINLRTEFAYSALLYQLFSIKN; encoded by the coding sequence TTGAATTGGATTCTTGTTTATGAAACCGAACTTAAAAATAAGCAAATAGTCCACCTAACAGGAGAAAGATTCCTCCATATCCGCACCATCTTGAAGAAAACTCCAGAGGATAACGTTCAAGTAGTGATTCCAGGTTCCGGTAATTTTTTATTTAAAATCCAATCCATTTCAGATTCTTTTGTTAGTTTAGAAAAACTAGAAACACTACAGGATGAATTTCAGTCTTTAGGAATCCATACCTTCTTTTCGCTTCCAAGACCTCAAACAGGAAAAAAACTTTTGCACTTAAGTGGAGCATACGGAGTGGACTCCGTATATTTTTATGCTACAGAATCTAAGAACAAAGAATATTGGACTTCCCCCGTTTATACAAAAGAAACAGTTTCTTATTTAGAAACAGGGCTTAGCCAAACAGGCAATTCTCGATTACCCAATTTGAACTTGGCCAAATCCTTGGCCTGGAAACCATTTTTAAAATCGTGGAAGGGAGAAGTTTTGGTGTTGGACCGCGAGGGAGACGAGTTCCTTAATGATTGTTTAGAATCAAAGGAATCCATTCAAAATTTTCTTTTTGTATTTGGGCCAGAGTCTGGATGGAAGCCGGATGATATTATGTTTTTTAAAGAATGTGGATTTAAGCTGATAAGTCTTGGGAAAATCAATCTCAGAACAGAATTTGCTTATTCTGCTCTTTTATACCAATTATTTTCGATTAAAAACTAA